Proteins encoded together in one Musa acuminata AAA Group cultivar baxijiao chromosome BXJ3-6, Cavendish_Baxijiao_AAA, whole genome shotgun sequence window:
- the LOC103988948 gene encoding protein FAR1-RELATED SEQUENCE 7 has product MALVLMAASDDTWLPNDWTRWRCSKAGLKSPLVSAVDSDTCSASARVVPQVLPSPLLRPPLLRCCRPTVVGPSHCPITLFSSPSQRAAITTEKVQPKPRGDVSNFRRPGSAPAEAKDRIILGFRAGNFVAKEEMTSEPAEQHDGSAETAADEEGWVPRVDMVFENDEKAYLFYCLYGMRMGFGVRKHLVKRRSSGSVYCRVFSCYKEGFCRSLKEGKKPKPNARSGCQAHMTIRILDNGGFRVSEFEPQHNHDLAPEVPLLVTDSTSGSDTTRKAGDKNALKQAMVRRSLANFVPLKSINATKVEDLGTALRYMQRRVPETCCGYSSTKTGEAHHCIDDAQHESLVPKVDLEFEDDEEAYLFYINYATSIGFSVRKHLVKRRASGVVYSRTYVCHKEGFRRKKDEQRKRCPKPYDRTGCLASMTIKITKNGRYRVSEFMPKHNHPLVIPSKAHLFRWRWRRGMLKSQADLVDLDDEFGAVSETMEEQIDAPRDSCRDPIFTSVNCKNYIPSKRTNDVRIGDVGAMMQYFHEKQIADPSFYYALQLDRDDQIANVFWSDAKSIVDFEYFGDVVCFDTSYKTSDYGRPFAPFIGVNHHKQAIIFGAAMLYDETEESFKWLFQTFKDAMNGKQPKVILTGQSKMMSNALAATWPGTTHRLCVWQLYNDATMYLNFIFQGSKTFSRDFSKCIYDYEDEEEFLSGWQTLLQSYDLHANEWLASLYEDRKKWALPYERQMFCADMTSTLVSENMNSELKEYLDPKLDLLDFFKRYEEIVDKRRDAELEYDIHAHQCIAKLPFSRMLRQAANMYTPAVYKTFQTEFELSMDCMVYCCGQEGTMFRYKVTIEDKAKEYIVEFDSSNGTVACSCKRFEFVGIHCRHVLKTLDVINIKELPPHYILKRWTKDAKVTNLHENHGIAVNGENRSTVGRRYSSLCSILNKIAVRAAENLESYMFIESLSGQLMDQIHQIMQTATSGDPDDGISGF; this is encoded by the exons ATGGCTCTCGTACTAATGGCCGCTTCCGACGACACGTGGCTCCCGAACGATTGGACTCGATGGAGGTGCTCCAAAGCTGGATTGAAGAGCCCCCTGGTGTCCGCGGTCGACTCCGACACGTGTAGCGCATCCGCGCGGGTCGTACCGCAGGTTCTCCCTTCTCCTCTGCTCCGCCCCCCTCTCCTCCGCTGTTGCCGTCCAACCGTGGTCGGACCTTCGCACTGTCCGATCACTCTCTTCTCCTCTCCCTCCCAACGCGCCGCCATTACAACTGAGAAGGTGCAACCGAAGCCGAG GGGAGATGTTTCGAATTTCCGCAGACCAGGATCGGCTCCGGCTGAAGCGAAAGATCGGATCATTTTAGGCTTTAGAGCGGGAAATTTCGTCGCCAAGGAAGAAATGACGTCCGAACCGGCGGAGCAGCATGATGGATCTGCGGAAACTGCTGCCGACGAGGAGGGCTGGGTGCCGAGGGTCGACATGGTGTTCGAGAACGATGAGAAGGCCTACCTTTTCTACTGCCTCTACGGCATGCGGATGGGGTTTGGTGTCCGGAAGCATCTGGTGAAGCGGCGGTCCTCTGGGTCGGTGTACTGCCGGGTGTTCTCCTGCTACAAAGAAGGGTTCTGTAGGAGCCTCAAGGAGGGGAAGAAGCCAAAGCCGAACGCCAGGAGCGGCTGCCAAGCTCACATGACCATCCGGATCTTGGACAATGGTGGATTTCGCGTGAGTGAGTTCGAGCCGCAGCATAACCATGATCTAGCTCCCGAGGTTCCATTGCTTGTCACCGATTCGACTAGTGGATCAGATACAACACGAAAAGCTGGCGATAAGAACGCCCTAAAGCAAGCGATGGTTCGGCGAAGTCTTGCAAATTTTGTGCCGCTGAAATCTATCAATGCCACAAAGGTTGAAGATTTGGGAACAGCTTTGAGATATATGCAGCGAAGAGTGCCAGAGACCTGCTGTGGTTACTCCTCTACCAAAACAGGGGAGGCGCATCATTGCATTGATGATGCCCAGCACGAGAGCTTGGTGCCCAAGGTCGATCTGGAATTTGAGGATGATGAAGAGGCCTACCTGTTTTATATTAACTATGCTACCAGCATCGGATTTAGTGTTAGAAAGCATCTAGTGAAACGCAGAGCCTCGGGCGTGGTTTATTCCAGGACTTATGTTTGTCACAAGGAGGGATTTCGTCGAAAGAAAGATGAGCAGAGGAAAAGGTGTCCAAAGCCGTATGACAGAACGGGTTGTCTTGCATCCATGACCATTAAGATCACGAAGAATGGGAGGTATCGTGTGTCAGAATTCATGCCAAAGCACAATCATCCACTAGTAATCCCATCCAAAGCTCACTTATTCAGATGGCGTTGGCGTAGGGGGATGCTTAAATCTCAGGCTGATTTAGTGGATCTTGATGATGAATTTGGGGCAGTGTCAGAAACTATGGAGGAACAAATTGATGCACCGAGAGACAGTTGTCGTGATCCCATTTTTACTTCTGTAAATTGCAAGAATTACATTCCATCCAAGCGGACAAACGATGTTAGGATTGGAGATGTTGGAGCCATGATGCAATACTTTCATGAGAAACAGATTGCTGATCCCTCCTTTTACTATGCATTGCAGCTGGACAGGGATGACCAAATAGCAAATGTTTTTTGGAGTGATGCCAAGTCTATAGTTGACTTTGAATACTTTGGTGATGTCGTCTGTTTTGACACATCATATAAGACGAGTGACTATGGTAGGCCATTTGCACCCTTCATTGGCGTAAACCATCATAAGCAAGCCATCATATTTGGTGCTGCAATGCTTTATGATGAAACAGAAGAATCTTTCAAATGGTTATTTCAGACATTCAAGGATGCCATGAACGGAAAACAACCCAAGGTTATCCTGACAGGCCAATCTAAGATGATGAGTAATGCATTAGCTGCGACGTGGCCAGGTACAACACATCGTCTTTGTGTGTGGCAGTTGTACAATGATGCTACCATGTACCTAAATTTCATCTTCCAAGGTTCAAAAACTTTCTCTAGAGATTTCAGTAAATGCATTTATGATTATGAGGATGAGGAAGAGTTTTTGTCAGGCTGGCAaactttattgcaaagttatgatcTCCATGCGAATGAATGGTTGGCTAGTCTATATGAAGATAGGAAGAAATGGGCGCTGCCGTATGAACGACAAATGTTTTGTGCAGACATGACATCCACACTGGTTAGTGAAAATATGAACAGTGAACTCAAAGAATATTTGGACCCAAAACTCGATCTTCTGGACTTCTTTAAACGCTATGAAGAAATTGTCGATAAGCGAAGAGATGCTGAATTAGAATATGATATCCATGCACACCAATGTATTGCTAAATTGCCTTTTTCCCGAATGTTGAGACAGGCTGCAAATATGTATACACCTGCTGTATATAAGACATTCCAAACAGAGTTTGAATTGTCCATGGATTGTATGGTATATTGTTGCGGACAAGAAGGGACAATGTTTCGGTACAAGGTTACCATTGAGGATAAGGCAAAGGAATACATTGTTGAATTTGACTCATCAAATGGTACAGTTGCATGCAGTTGCAAAAGATTCGAGTTTGTAGGTATTCATTGCCGTCATGTGCTTAAGACACTTGATGTTATAAATATTAAGGAGTTGCCACCGCATTATATATTGAAGCGGTGGACTAAAGATGCAAAGGTGACAAACCTACATGAAAATCATGGAATAGCAGTTAATGGGGAAAACAGATCAACTGTTGGAAGGCGATATAGCTCTTTGTGCTCCATTCtgaataaaattgcagtaagagcTGCAGAAAATTTGGAATCGTATATGTTTATTGAGAGCTTATCAGGCCAACTTATGGACCAAATACACCAGATCATGCAAACTGCAACTTCTGGAGATCCTGACGATG GAATTTCTGGGTTCTAA